The genomic segment CAAAACGCACGTCCCTGTTCCACACCCTGAAGCACCAGCTACTGGTACTGACGGCCGGCCTGGCACTTTCCGGCAGCGTCCATGCTGCCGGAGAACTGCACCTCTACAACTGGTCCGACTACATGCCGCAAGCCATGCTGGACAAGTTTGCCGCCCGCTACGACGTCAACGTGACTCAGGATACCTACGACAGTAACGAAACCCTGCTGGCCAAACTCAAGTCAGGTGTGGCTGGATATGACCTTGCAGTACCGGGTGACTACATGGTCGCCATTATGATCAAGGAAGGATTGCTGGAAAACATACACGCCAACCAGCTGGAGAATTTCCATTACATCAAACCGGATCTGATCGATGTCTATTTCGATCCAGGTCGCGACTACTCCATTCCCTACCAGTTTGGCACCACCGCCTTTATGGTCGATACCGCCGTATACGATGGCGACATCAACACACTCGACATCCTGTTTAATCCGCCAGCGGCGCTCAAAGGCAAAATCAACATGTTCCGCGACGTCAACGACGTCATCAATGCCGCGCTGCGCTACAAGGGTTACGAGACCTGCAACAGCAACCGCCAACAATTGAACGACGTTAACGACCTGTTACTGGCCTCGCGCCAGAACTGGCTCAGCATCATGTCCGATGGCGCTCGCGAAATGCTGGTCTCTGGCGACGCCGCAGTCTCCATGATCTGGAATGGCATGGGTCTGCGCGCCCGGATGGAAAAACCGACCCTGCAATATGCCTACCCGAAACAAGGCCTGACCGCCTGGGCCGATAACCTGGTCGTACTCAAGGGTGCCCCCAACCTGGACAATGCCAAGCTGTTCATGAATTTCCTGCTGCAGCCGGAAAATGCCGCCGCGCTGACCAACTTTGCAGGCTATACCGCCGGTGTGACCGGCACCGAACCCTATCTCGACAGCCAGCTGAAAGGGGCCTTGGAACTCAACCCACCCGCCGGTGCAGCCCCAGCGACCTTTGTTCCCCCATGCAGCCCGGACGTTGTACGCCTGTACGACCGGATCTGGACCAACCTGCTGAAATAATCTCGATACGGCAACGGACTTTGGTGCGTTGCCTCACTAAGGACACCGTCTTGAACATCCTCATCTATCAGGGAAGCGCCATCGCAGCCAACAAGGCAGCCAACCTGGCGCAAGTGCAACGAATCAGCCACAGCGCCAGCCTGCTGGGTGCCGATGCCGTGGTATTTCCAGAACTGTTTACCACCGGCTACAACCTCGGAGCACAGCTCCGCTCCCTGGCGGAACCGCTGCAAGGCGACAGCTTTCACCAACTGGCCGACATGGCCCGCCGCTATCAGCTGTCGATCATTATTGGTTTACCCGAAACCGACGCAGGCAAACTCTACAACAGCGCCATCGTCATCGATAAGCAAGGCCAACTGGCAGGGCATCACCGCAAAGTATTCCTGTTTGGCAACCAGGAAAAACAACTGTTTACCGCAGGCACCCGCTTCCAGACCTTTGAACTCTGCGGACACACCTGTGGCCTGTCGATCTGTTACGACATCGAATTTCCGGAAAGCACCCGCACCCTTGCCCAACAAGGCGCCAAACTGCTGTTCAACCCCACCGCCAACATGACGCCCTACTATCAGGTACCCAACACCCTGGCACGAGCCAGAGCACTGGAAAACGGCCTGACCGTGGTATACGCCAACCTCTGCGGCCAGGAAGGAGACCTGCACTACACCGGACAAAGTGCCCTTATCGCCCCCGATGGCACCGACATCGCCCGTGCCGGAAACGACCCCTGCCTGCTGATGGCAGACGTATCCGCGTACCTGCAACAAGACAGCGGCCGCCGTTGGTCAACCCAACTGCAAGACCTGAATGAATGGCAACAACACGAATAACTTACAACACTGCGACTGGGCGGCCGCTGTGCCCGCCAATGGCATTGATAACAACGCTATCTTTCCTCCTGGGAGGGCCGGGCCGCCGTGCCCGCTAATGACGCTGATAACAACGCCAGGCTGTTGGCGAGCATGGCAGCTCGCGCCCCCGGAACCGAAGTCCGCCAATGGCGCTGAGTTAATGTACAAGACCGCCTCCTGGGAGGGCCGGGCCGCTGTGCCCGCCAATGGCATTGATAACAACGCTATCTTTCCTCCTGGGAGGGCCGGGCCGCTGTGCCCGCTAATGACGCTGATAACAACGCCAGGCTGTTGGCGAGCATGGCAGCTCGCGCCCCCGGAACCGAAGCCCGCCAACGGCGCTGAGTTAATGTACAAGACCGCCTCCTGGGAGGGCCGGGCCGCTGTGCCCGCCAATGACGCTGATAACAACACTAGGCTGTTGGCGAGCGTGGCAGCTCGCGCCCCCGGAACCGAAGTCCGCCAATGGCGCTGAGTTAATGTACAAGACCGCCTCCTGGGAGGGCCGGGCCGCTGTGCCCGCCAACGGCGTTGATAACAACGCTATGTTTCCTCCTGGGAGGGCTGGGCCGCTGTGCCCGCCAACGGCGCTGATAACAACGCCAATCTATTGGCGAGCGTGGCAGCTCGCGCCCCCGGAACCGAAGTCCGCCAATGGCGTTGATAACAACGCTATGTTTCCTCCTGGGAGGGCTGGGCCGCTGTGCCCGCCAACGGCGCTGATAACAACGCCAATCTATTGGCGAGCGTGGCAGCTCGCGCCCCCGGAACCGAAGTCCGCCAATGGCGTTGATAACAACGCTATGTTTCCTCCTGGGAGGGCTGGGCCGCTGTGCCCGCCAACGGCGCTGATAACAACGCCAATCTATTGGCGAGCGTGGCAGCTCGCGCCCCCGGAACCGAAGTCCGCCAATGGCGCTGAGTTAATGTACAAGACCGCCTCCTGGGAGGGCCGGGCCGCTGTGCCCGCCAATGACGCTGATAACAACACTAGGCTGTTGGCGAGCGTGGCAGCTCGCGCCCCCGGAACCGAAGTCCGCCAATGGCGCTGAGTTAATGTACAAGACCGCCTCCTGGGAGGGCCGGGCCGCTGTGCCCGCCAACGGCGTTGATAACAACGCTATGTTTCCTCCTGGGAGGGCTGGGCCGCTGTGCCCGCCAACGGCGTTGATAACAACGCTATATTTCCTCCTGGGAGGGCCGGGCCGCCGTGCCCGCCAACGGCGTTGATAACAACGCTATCTTTCCTCCTGGGAGGGCCGGGCCGCTGTGCCCGCCAATGGCGTTGATAACAACGCCAGGTTGCTGGCGAGCGTGGCAGCTCGCGCCCCCGGAATCGAAGCCCGCCAACGGCATTGAGTTAATTTACAAGACCGCCTCCTGGGAGGGCCGGGCCGCTGTGCCCGCCAATGGCATTGATAACAACGCTAAGCTGTTGACGAGCGTGGCAGCTCGCGCCCCCGGAATCGAAGTCCGCCAATGGCGCTGATAACAACGCCAATCTATTGGCGAGCGTGGCAGCACGGTGTTCGTAAACCATGCGGACAGCGAGTTGACGGACTTCAGAGGAATACTTGTTGGATGTTCCATAAGTTCATTATCTCAACGTTGGAACCTCCTCAAAACCCGGAGTGATTTATTCAATCCATCCCTTACCCTTGAACCAACCCACGCCTCCGAATAAAGTGACCACCCGGTCAGTTTTTGATGTTAATCACAGGTGCTCGCTCATGTCCGATCAAACCTATTCCATGGATTACCCTGTCAGCTGGGAAGAGCTGCATCGTAATGCCCGCACGTTATCGTTACGTTTGCTGGATAAAGGCCCCTGGAAAGGGCTGATTGTAATTACCCGTGGTGGGTTGGTGCCTGCGGCGATTCTGGCGCGGGAGATGGATATTCGCTTGATCGATACGGTGTGTGTCACCAGCTACAAGAGTGCAGATGATTCGGCGACTCAATCGCTGCAAGGCGAGTTGCAAATTCTGAAGCGTGTCGAGGGTGACGGCGAAGGAATGCTGTTGATCGATGATCTGGTGGATACCGGCACAACCGCCCGCTGTGTCCGTGAGATGTTGCCGAAGGCGCATTTCGCGACCATTTATGCCAAGCCTGCGGGCGTGCCTTTGGTGGATACTTTTATTACTGAAGTCAGCCAGGACACCTGGATTCGTTTTCCTTGGGATATGGAGTACACCTTTTCGACGCCGCTGGCGGAACGTAAATAAAACGAACGGCAACGGCTAATCTCCCAGCTGTTGCACTGTCAACCTGGCGCGGACTGCAATGCGAAGCGCCCTCTAACCTTCCCCAACACTCGTAGCGACTCAGATTGCAACATTTAGGTGCTTGTCTATTTGCCCTGCGCACTATCGGCAGGCATTTCATCGTGTGCACCGTTGCAGGTAGCGCAGATTTGTCGCACCGATAGCCTGTAAACATGGGCTTTATAATAAAAATTAAAATTTCTGCCCAGTTGGTCAGGATTTTGCTTTTTCAGGAATTACTGTCCAAACGGTCAACTTATAAGACCGGTGACAACATGCTGCAGCAGAAGGCCCAACAAGCCCTGAAGTCAGCCAGACGATTCCTGAACTATTAATCTGAAAGAGAGAGTGTGATGAAAAAACAACTTCTAGCCTTGGCCGTTGTCGCCGCTACAACCATTCCTGCAGCACACGCCGAGCGTTACTTCGCGGACAACAGCATTTCGGTATTGATGGGGGGAGACTTCAAGATCGATTCTGCCGACTGGCCACAAACCGACAAGGACTACGGCCTGACGACTTACACCGTCGAGCACGTATCTGGCTACAGCTGGGGCGGCCTGTTCTTCTTTATGGACCGAGATCAGGGCGACGACCAATTCCGCGCCAGCTACAGCGAATTTTCACCCAAGTTTTTTCTGACCACCTTTGACGACAGCATCGTTAAAAATATCAACCTGGCCTTCACTCTTGAATCCGGTTCCACCTCATCAGGATTCAGTCAGGATAACTATCTGTACGGTATTGGTGCCGACCTGGCGATTCCAGGTATGAACTTCGCCAGCGCGACCTACTATTACTGCAAAAATGACAACGACACCGAAAGTGATCATCAGATCACCCTGACTTATGGCGCGTCCTGGGGGCAGGTTGATCTGGGAGGTTATATCGACTATTCCACTGGCGCGGAAGACCATAAAGCCAGCTTCAACTTCAATCCTCAGCTGACGTACAACGTTGGCCCGATGCTGGGTTACGACAACAAGATCAAGTTGGGTATCGAATACAGCGCGTGGCACAACAAGTACGGCACTGAGTTTGACGAGAACACTGTCAGCGCCTTGATCAAAGTACATATGTAACAGCAGCAAAACCGGGCGGTGCTGGCGAGCATGGAGGCTCGCCGCCTCTTCGGTGAGCCTCAGCCGCCCCGGCTGGCGCTGGTTATTCCGCAAATCGGTCCGTCGCCCGAATCAATTGATCCAGAATGCCCGGCTCACTCATCGAGTGACCCGCAGCTTCCACTATATGTAATTCGGCATCCGGCCAGGCGTTAGCCAGCTGCCAGGCATATTTTAGCGGACATGGCATATCGAAGCGGCCATGGACGATAACAGCAGGTATACCGTGCAGCCTGCTGACGTCGCGCAGCAGTTGACCTTCGTCCATCCAGCCTTTGTTGATAAAAAAGTGGTTTTCAATGCGAGCGAAAGCCAGCGCGAATTGGTCACCGCCAAAGTCATCAACCAGGGACGGGTCCGGCAGCAGGGTAACGGTGCCGCCTTCCCATTGGCTCCAGGCTTTGGCGCAGGCAATTTTTTCAGCCTCGTTGTTACCTGTCAGGCGCTGGTGATAGGCCAGCATCATGTTGTTGCGTTCATCTGCAGGGATCGGAGCAACAAAGCGTTCAAATTTTTCCGGATGCATTTCCGACACGCCGTACTGGTAATACCAGTCGAGTTCCGCCT from the Candidatus Thalassolituus haligoni genome contains:
- a CDS encoding extracellular solute-binding protein, whose amino-acid sequence is MQTPKRTSLFHTLKHQLLVLTAGLALSGSVHAAGELHLYNWSDYMPQAMLDKFAARYDVNVTQDTYDSNETLLAKLKSGVAGYDLAVPGDYMVAIMIKEGLLENIHANQLENFHYIKPDLIDVYFDPGRDYSIPYQFGTTAFMVDTAVYDGDINTLDILFNPPAALKGKINMFRDVNDVINAALRYKGYETCNSNRQQLNDVNDLLLASRQNWLSIMSDGAREMLVSGDAAVSMIWNGMGLRARMEKPTLQYAYPKQGLTAWADNLVVLKGAPNLDNAKLFMNFLLQPENAAALTNFAGYTAGVTGTEPYLDSQLKGALELNPPAGAAPATFVPPCSPDVVRLYDRIWTNLLK
- a CDS encoding carbon-nitrogen hydrolase family protein; translated protein: MNILIYQGSAIAANKAANLAQVQRISHSASLLGADAVVFPELFTTGYNLGAQLRSLAEPLQGDSFHQLADMARRYQLSIIIGLPETDAGKLYNSAIVIDKQGQLAGHHRKVFLFGNQEKQLFTAGTRFQTFELCGHTCGLSICYDIEFPESTRTLAQQGAKLLFNPTANMTPYYQVPNTLARARALENGLTVVYANLCGQEGDLHYTGQSALIAPDGTDIARAGNDPCLLMADVSAYLQQDSGRRWSTQLQDLNEWQQHE
- the gpt gene encoding xanthine phosphoribosyltransferase, producing the protein MSDQTYSMDYPVSWEELHRNARTLSLRLLDKGPWKGLIVITRGGLVPAAILAREMDIRLIDTVCVTSYKSADDSATQSLQGELQILKRVEGDGEGMLLIDDLVDTGTTARCVREMLPKAHFATIYAKPAGVPLVDTFITEVSQDTWIRFPWDMEYTFSTPLAERK
- the pip gene encoding prolyl aminopeptidase, producing the protein MANATELRSDYPAIEPYDSGMLDVGDGHQIYWERVGTPGAKPAIFLHGGPGGGCSHNHRQVFDPAKYDVLLFDQRGCGRSTPHACLDANTTWHLVADIERLRALCGVDKWLVFGGSWGSTLALAYAETHPQYVSELVLRGIYTLTQAELDWYYQYGVSEMHPEKFERFVAPIPADERNNMMLAYHQRLTGNNEAEKIACAKAWSQWEGGTVTLLPDPSLVDDFGGDQFALAFARIENHFFINKGWMDEGQLLRDVSRLHGIPAVIVHGRFDMPCPLKYAWQLANAWPDAELHIVEAAGHSMSEPGILDQLIRATDRFAE